Genomic segment of bacterium:
CCGCCCGACGCGCGTCCCTCGAGCCGCGCGGGCCTTACGCCAACGAAACCCCGCGGGTGTTTCGACGCAATGCAAAGGCAACGTTGCGCGTGAATCACGTCGGGACGCGACGCCGACGAGCGCGTCGAGCGGCGGGGGGCGGCGGCGGAGCATTGCCCCGTCGCGGAGCCGCCGCCCCCCGACGCGCGACGCGCGCCCCCCGAGCCGCACGCGCCCTGACGAGACAGCGCGAGAGACGACGCGGCGATCGCCGACCGAGGCCGCGGCGCGAGGCGACGCAAGACGCACGAACCATCCAAGAGGAACCATCCCCCCGCAGGCAAACGGCCCAACGCGCCACCAAAGACGACAGCACGTCGGGCGGCGGGGGCGGCGGCGCAGCCGTTGCCCCGTGGCGGAGCCGCCGCCCCCGCCGCACGACGCGCGTCCCTCGAGCCGCGCGGGCCTTACGCCAACGAAACCCGCAGGCATTTCGACGCAACGCAAACGCAGCGTTTTGCGCAGATCACGTCGCGATGGCCCCGCGGGAGATTCCGCCGCGAAGACAAGAAACGGGCCGGCGGAAGATCCGCCGGCCCGTGCGTTGCCGAAACACCCGGCGCACAAGACGCCGGTGAAGCGAAAAGTCAGTTGGCGCGGTCGGGGTAGGCCGGCTTCGCCGGACGCGGCGGAGGATTGGTCTTCAGCCGCGCCAGCACTTCGTCGATCGCCCGGTCGAGCTGCGGATCGCCGCCGGCGAGCATCAGCGACGGATCGTCCACCACCTCGATGTCCGGATCGACGCCGTACCCCTCGATGATCCACTTGTGGTCGAGGCTGTAGATCCCGAAGTTCGGCGCGGTCACCCCGCCGCCGTCGATCAGCGTCGGCGCGCCGGAGATCCCGATCAGGCCGCCCCACGTGCGGCGCCCGATCACCGGACCGAGACCGGCCTTCTTGAAGTAGAACGGGAAGGCGTCGCCGCCGGAGCCGCTCCAGCCGTTGATCAGCATCGCCTTCGGCCCGACGTTCGACACCGGCGGCCACTGCCAGTCGGCGCCGTCGCGCACGCCCCAGAAGTTGTAGAGCGGGCGGTTGAGCAGCTCGATGAAGCGGTCGGGGATCTGCCCGCCGCTGTTGAACCGCTCGTCGATCACCAGCCCGTCCTTCTGCACCTGGCCGCGGAACTGCCGCACCAGCTCGGTCTGCCCGTCCACGCCGGTGGACGGGACGTAGACGTAGCCGAGCCGGCCGCCGCCGCGCTTCTCGACGTAGGCCCGCTTCCCCTCGATCCAGTCGAGGTAGCGCAGCCGCGAGTCGTCGCCCAGCGTCTCGACGAGGACGTCGCGCGCCCCTTCCGTCGTCGGCTTCGAGTTGACCGTCAGCAGCGCCGCCTTCCCGGCGAGGCCGGTGAACGCGGCGTAGACGTCCTGCGTCGGGTCGAGCGGCACGCGGTTCACCGCCAGCAGGTACTCGCCTTCCTTGACGTTCACGCCCGGCTGCGCCAGCGGCGAGCGGGCCTCGGCGTCCCACGGCGCGCCGTGGAGGATCCGCTTGATCTTGAACGCCCGCCCTTCCGGCTCGAAGTCGCAGCCGAGCAGGCCGACGTTCTGCTGCTTCGAGCGCTCGAGGTCGCCGCCGAAGCGGTAGGAGTGCGAGGCGTTCATCTCGCCGATCAGCTCGCCGAGGACGAAGTTGACGTCGGAGCGGGTCACGGCGCCTTCGAGCAGCTTGCCGTAGCGCTCCTTCATCGCCGGCCAGTCGACCTTGTGCATCCCCGGGTCGTAGAAGTAGTCGCGCTCGATCCGCCAGACGTCGTTGAAGATCTGGCGCCACTCGGCCCGCGGATCGACCGTCGTCCGCAGCGCGGCGAAGTCGAGCTTCTTGTCCATCTTCTGGTCGGGAGCGACCGAGACGACGGCCCAGTCGTCCTTCTTGGCGACGAGGATCTTCTTCCCGTCGGCCGAGACCTCGAAGCCGTCCACGTCGGCGAGGATCGTCTTCTCCTCGCGCTCCTTGAGGTCGAACAGCACGAGCGGCGACTTCTCGTCCGCCGCGCCGGTGCGCGGGCGCCGCCGGATCACCAGCTTCCCCTCGACCGCCTTCAGGCCGTCGTAGTTGCCGGCGGGCAGCGGCAGGACGACGAGCCGCTCCTCGAGCCCCTCGAAGTCGATCGTGACCGGCGCGGGGCCCTTCTCGTCCTTCTTCTCGTCCTTGGCCTCGGCCGCCTTGGCCTCGGCCGGCTTCGCCGCCGCGCCCTTCGCGGCCTCGTCCTTCTTCGGCTCTTCCTTCTTCGCCTCGTCCTTCTTCGGTTCCTCGACGTCGTTCTTCGGCGCGAGGAGCGAGGGCACGTCGCGGCGCAGGGCGATCGCGGCGATCTGCGAGGTGTTGGCGTAGATGAACGAGTTGTCGAGGTCGCTGTAGATCGGGCTGAAGTCGCGGTTGGTGACGACGAAGAGGTACTTCCCCTCCGGGTCGAAGGCCGGGCGCGCGGCGGCGTAGAAGTCCGCCGTCGCCTGGTGCAGCTTCGCGTCCTTGACGTCGTAGACGAAGGCCACGGTGTTGCGATTCGCGGCGTCGCGCCCGTAGGCGACGAAGCGCGAGTCGGCCGACCAGTCCACCGAGAACGCCTCGAGGTCGCCGTGGAACATGTAGAGGCCGCGGTCGATCACGTCCACCTTGCCGGTCGCGACGTCGCAGAGGTTGATCCGCATCGCCTGATCGACGAAGACGACCCGCTTCGAGTCGGGGGACCAGAAGATGTGGTAGCGGAAGCCGGGGCCGAGCGCCGTCACCTTGCGCGCCGCGCCGGTTCCGTCGGCCGGACGGACGTAGAGCTCGTACTCGCCGCTCTCGTCGGAGAAGTAGGCCAGCGACTTGCCGTCGGGCGAGAAGGCGGGATACCGCTCCGCCGCGCCGCTCGTGCGGGTCACGTTGAACACCGGGCCGTTCTCGGCCGGCACGGAGAAGACGTCGCCCCGCGCCTCGATCGCCGCGCGCTTGCCGCTCGGCGAGATCGAGCCGTTCTGGACGTACTTCGCCGCCGACTCGGCGCGCGGCCGGAGCGTCGCCTCGTCCGTCGCGACCTTCACCGGCACCTCGCGCACCTTCTCGTCGGCGAGGCCGAGCAGCAGCAGCTTGCCGCCCTGCTCGAAGACGATGTCCTGCGGGCCGATCGCCGGGAAGTGGATGTCGTAGTCGGCGTAGTGGGTCACCTGGCGCATCGCCTTGGTCTTCGTGTCGAACGCCCAGATGTTGTTCCGCTTCTCCGGGCCGCGGTCCGACATGAAGTAGAGCGTCGCGCCGTGCCACATCGGCAGCGCGTCGTTCGCGCCGGTCGAGGGGAGCCGCTCGGCCTTCTTGGTCTTGAGGTCGAGCAGCCAGATCTCCGAGGCCATCCCGCCGCGGTACCGCTTCCAGGTGCGGAACTCGGTGCTGATCGGCTGGTAGGCGAGGACCGACCCGTCGGGGGAGAAGGCGCCGAACTCGCCGTACGGCATCGGCAGCGCCTTCGGCGCGCCGCCGGCGGCGGGGACGACGAACAGCTTCTCGAACCGGTCGGGGCGGCCGCTCTCGCGCGGGCTCGCCACGAGCAGC
This window contains:
- a CDS encoding PDZ domain-containing protein, producing the protein MHRSLRIAAAAALFACAAGAASAQVDARMMRQPDVSATEIVFVYAGDVWVVPKAGGEARRLSTPPGEEAFPRFSPDGKSIAYTANYDGNPDVYVLPAAGGEAKRVTNHPDVDRLVDWTPDGSLLVASPRESGRPDRFEKLFVVPAAGGAPKALPMPYGEFGAFSPDGSVLAYQPISTEFRTWKRYRGGMASEIWLLDLKTKKAERLPSTGANDALPMWHGATLYFMSDRGPEKRNNIWAFDTKTKAMRQVTHYADYDIHFPAIGPQDIVFEQGGKLLLLGLADEKVREVPVKVATDEATLRPRAESAAKYVQNGSISPSGKRAAIEARGDVFSVPAENGPVFNVTRTSGAAERYPAFSPDGKSLAYFSDESGEYELYVRPADGTGAARKVTALGPGFRYHIFWSPDSKRVVFVDQAMRINLCDVATGKVDVIDRGLYMFHGDLEAFSVDWSADSRFVAYGRDAANRNTVAFVYDVKDAKLHQATADFYAAARPAFDPEGKYLFVVTNRDFSPIYSDLDNSFIYANTSQIAAIALRRDVPSLLAPKNDVEEPKKDEAKKEEPKKDEAAKGAAAKPAEAKAAEAKDEKKDEKGPAPVTIDFEGLEERLVVLPLPAGNYDGLKAVEGKLVIRRRPRTGAADEKSPLVLFDLKEREEKTILADVDGFEVSADGKKILVAKKDDWAVVSVAPDQKMDKKLDFAALRTTVDPRAEWRQIFNDVWRIERDYFYDPGMHKVDWPAMKERYGKLLEGAVTRSDVNFVLGELIGEMNASHSYRFGGDLERSKQQNVGLLGCDFEPEGRAFKIKRILHGAPWDAEARSPLAQPGVNVKEGEYLLAVNRVPLDPTQDVYAAFTGLAGKAALLTVNSKPTTEGARDVLVETLGDDSRLRYLDWIEGKRAYVEKRGGGRLGYVYVPSTGVDGQTELVRQFRGQVQKDGLVIDERFNSGGQIPDRFIELLNRPLYNFWGVRDGADWQWPPVSNVGPKAMLINGWSGSGGDAFPFYFKKAGLGPVIGRRTWGGLIGISGAPTLIDGGGVTAPNFGIYSLDHKWIIEGYGVDPDIEVVDDPSLMLAGGDPQLDRAIDEVLARLKTNPPPRPAKPAYPDRAN